One stretch of Natronobacterium gregoryi SP2 DNA includes these proteins:
- the arcA gene encoding arginine deiminase: protein MDPEPNLFLDDFSLVNAQQEHLSLSRDLEDALPTDEPIHYLHDDLASGGRMNALLSSRVDFDLSELEEEQRVNRRDELWSRLHELNPHTQIQAVLGNAQVIRHRADVEEDIPGSNPDRWDTTSVRLEQPLTNMYFQRDQQFVTQKGVVLCSMKEDTRKPEVDIARASWKALDGEEFDVDIVADMSKVREHDVTEHVPERDDIQETEVLVEGGDFYPAGEFSLLGVSAKVPEGVAYPEHDIAEDDTEYVHRSSYAAGHRLLMDDAFGAPEVGLVRAPFEAAQESKDDDNGEVEMDIMHLDTWFNFVDEDLVVAHQELVDNTTLDVYRRAEDDEKPYVLDRPDVNFGEYLREKGFEIVDVYDYVDPVHPDADTALKAITNFLTLGPRKILPVRFSDNSDCVMKQFVEGLQEDHDVTVVPDGEGRKIINLRAGYGAIHCMTTPLRRVPE, encoded by the coding sequence ATGGATCCCGAACCGAACCTGTTCCTCGATGACTTCTCGCTCGTCAACGCACAGCAGGAGCATCTCAGTCTGAGCCGCGACCTCGAGGACGCCCTTCCGACCGACGAACCGATCCACTACCTGCACGACGACCTCGCAAGTGGTGGCCGTATGAACGCTCTCCTCTCCTCGCGCGTCGATTTCGACCTCAGCGAACTCGAGGAAGAACAGCGAGTAAACCGGCGTGACGAGTTGTGGTCGCGACTGCACGAGCTCAACCCGCACACGCAGATTCAGGCGGTGCTCGGTAATGCACAGGTCATTCGCCACCGAGCGGACGTCGAAGAGGACATTCCTGGCTCGAACCCCGATCGCTGGGATACGACGAGCGTCCGACTGGAACAGCCACTCACCAACATGTACTTCCAGCGTGACCAGCAGTTCGTCACCCAGAAAGGGGTCGTCCTCTGTTCGATGAAAGAGGACACGCGCAAGCCCGAGGTCGACATCGCTCGCGCGTCGTGGAAGGCTCTCGACGGTGAGGAGTTCGACGTCGACATCGTCGCGGACATGAGCAAGGTTCGGGAGCACGACGTCACGGAACACGTTCCCGAACGAGACGATATTCAGGAAACCGAAGTGCTCGTCGAGGGCGGCGACTTCTACCCAGCCGGCGAGTTCTCGCTGCTCGGCGTCTCCGCCAAGGTTCCGGAAGGTGTGGCGTATCCGGAACACGACATCGCCGAAGACGACACGGAGTACGTCCACCGAAGCAGCTATGCAGCCGGTCATCGCCTCCTGATGGACGACGCGTTCGGAGCGCCAGAAGTCGGACTCGTCCGCGCGCCGTTCGAGGCTGCTCAGGAAAGCAAAGACGACGACAACGGCGAGGTCGAGATGGACATCATGCACCTCGACACCTGGTTCAACTTCGTCGACGAGGACCTCGTCGTCGCTCACCAGGAACTCGTGGACAACACGACGCTCGACGTGTATCGTCGAGCCGAGGACGACGAAAAGCCGTACGTCCTGGACCGTCCAGACGTGAACTTCGGCGAGTACCTCCGAGAGAAAGGCTTCGAAATCGTCGACGTGTACGACTACGTCGATCCCGTCCATCCGGACGCCGATACGGCGCTGAAGGCAATCACGAACTTCCTGACCCTCGGTCCACGGAAAATCCTGCCCGTCCGCTTCTCGGATAACTCCGACTGCGTGATGAAGCAGTTCGTCGAAGGACTGCAGGAGGACCACGACGTGACCGTCGTCCCCGATGGTGAAGGACGAAAAATCATCAACCTGCGAGCAGGCTACGGTGCGATCCACTGCATGACGACGCCGCTTCGCCGCGTCCCGGAGTAA
- a CDS encoding heme o synthase, which translates to MVTATESGTFPRPIGTRRRFSALLAATALGVYLLLIVGATTSLTDAVAACSTWPGCHAPTDPLNQTELAIAWGHRIAAVVVGLLVAATTVAAVFGELPGRVRATILVGAVLYLVQVGVGAVVATLGPAAIVPGLHLGLGVLVFSTIVLALAWDLEAATGTDDDTIETPELAPEPAEPTPTDRTLPSSRLARVRLTAAAYFKMMKPRLMWLLCLVAAAGMALAAGPALDAYTIAATLGGGVLAIGASGTFNNVLERDIDRRMSRTADRPLATELIPVRNALAFGGLLTVASIGVFLSINRLAAALGLAAILFYSVVYTLLLKPNTVQNTVIGGAAGALPALIGWAAVTNEIGLPALALAGVIFLWTPAHFYNLALAYQDDYARGGFPMMPVVRGETVTRKHIVYYIAATLVSTVALAWITGLGALYAAVVVVFGGIFLWAAVVLHFEQTERAAFRSFHASNAFLGAVLVAIVVDALVL; encoded by the coding sequence GTGGTAACAGCAACCGAGTCCGGGACCTTTCCTCGCCCGATCGGGACCCGACGACGCTTTTCGGCACTGCTTGCAGCGACCGCGCTCGGCGTCTATCTCCTGTTGATCGTCGGCGCGACGACGTCGCTGACGGACGCGGTTGCGGCGTGTTCGACGTGGCCGGGGTGTCACGCACCGACGGACCCGCTGAACCAGACCGAACTCGCGATTGCCTGGGGCCACCGCATCGCCGCCGTGGTGGTCGGTCTTCTGGTCGCCGCGACGACTGTCGCCGCCGTCTTCGGGGAGCTTCCGGGACGCGTTCGCGCGACGATCCTCGTCGGTGCCGTCCTCTATCTCGTCCAGGTCGGCGTCGGCGCAGTGGTCGCGACGCTTGGCCCTGCCGCGATCGTGCCGGGACTTCACCTCGGGCTCGGCGTCCTCGTCTTCTCGACGATCGTCCTCGCGTTGGCCTGGGACTTAGAGGCCGCGACGGGCACCGACGACGACACGATCGAGACACCCGAACTCGCACCGGAGCCGGCAGAGCCGACACCGACCGACCGGACACTCCCCTCGAGTCGGCTCGCTCGTGTCCGGCTCACTGCCGCCGCCTACTTCAAGATGATGAAGCCACGCCTGATGTGGCTGCTCTGTCTCGTTGCTGCCGCGGGGATGGCACTGGCTGCCGGGCCCGCGCTCGACGCCTACACGATCGCCGCCACGCTCGGCGGTGGCGTCCTCGCGATCGGTGCCTCCGGAACCTTCAACAACGTCCTCGAGCGCGACATCGACCGCCGGATGTCTCGGACGGCGGACCGTCCGCTTGCGACCGAGCTGATCCCGGTACGGAACGCACTCGCGTTCGGCGGGCTCTTGACCGTCGCGTCGATCGGCGTTTTCCTGAGTATAAACAGGCTCGCGGCCGCACTCGGACTGGCGGCGATCCTGTTTTACAGCGTCGTCTACACGCTGTTGCTCAAGCCAAATACGGTCCAGAATACCGTCATCGGTGGCGCTGCAGGTGCGCTCCCGGCGCTGATCGGTTGGGCTGCGGTTACGAACGAAATCGGGCTGCCGGCGCTGGCGCTTGCTGGCGTCATCTTCCTGTGGACGCCTGCTCACTTTTACAACCTCGCGCTGGCCTACCAAGATGACTACGCGCGTGGTGGGTTCCCGATGATGCCAGTCGTCCGGGGGGAGACCGTCACCCGGAAACACATCGTCTACTACATCGCCGCGACGCTGGTCTCGACGGTCGCACTCGCCTGGATCACTGGCCTCGGCGCACTGTACGCGGCGGTGGTCGTGGTCTTCGGCGGTATCTTCCTCTGGGCCGCCGTCGTCTTGCACTTCGAACAGACCGAACGCGCTGCGTTCCGGTCGTTTCACGCGTCGAATGCCTTCCTCGGAGCTGTCCTGGTCGCGATCGTCGTCGACGCGCTGGTGCTGTAA
- a CDS encoding DUF3267 domain-containing protein: MTTATTARRPLATFRLTRRVALLWLVVAVAGFFAFAYAFSHLLALFQGEALEPIVFGPTPPPTLAEWTVVSTGLVALVVVVHESIHGAFIARYGGSPSFGVGRSSFVFPYAYAESTETSYTRTEMLVVLLAPVVGITTAGVFVLALYPSPVLVVALAANTAGSIGDLWMAVALLHHPPDVRVAGLPDGTNRGFAIYRPATESASATSSRNERRPGTVVLSQVAAGTVGTFALVTTGLVVAVLWSLAVESGTVVVGDGSWLLFRHERHADGSVHLEVGATVALALSVAGGVVWALFRP, encoded by the coding sequence GTGACGACGGCGACGACTGCTCGCCGACCGCTCGCGACGTTTCGGCTTACCCGACGAGTCGCACTACTGTGGCTCGTCGTGGCCGTCGCCGGGTTCTTCGCGTTTGCGTACGCGTTCAGTCACTTGCTCGCGTTGTTCCAGGGAGAGGCTCTCGAGCCGATCGTCTTCGGCCCGACTCCACCCCCTACCCTGGCCGAATGGACCGTCGTCTCCACAGGACTGGTGGCACTCGTCGTCGTCGTTCACGAGTCGATACACGGCGCGTTTATCGCCAGGTACGGTGGCTCCCCGTCGTTCGGCGTCGGACGGTCCTCGTTCGTCTTTCCGTACGCCTACGCCGAGTCCACCGAGACGAGTTACACGCGCACCGAAATGCTCGTCGTCCTGCTCGCTCCCGTCGTAGGCATCACGACGGCAGGCGTGTTCGTGCTTGCTCTCTACCCATCGCCAGTACTCGTCGTGGCTCTGGCTGCAAACACCGCTGGGTCGATCGGTGACCTCTGGATGGCTGTGGCGTTGCTGCACCACCCACCGGACGTTCGCGTCGCTGGGCTTCCGGACGGGACCAACCGAGGGTTCGCCATTTACAGACCAGCAACTGAGTCCGCGTCGGCCACGTCGTCCCGAAACGAACGCCGTCCCGGAACCGTCGTCCTCTCGCAGGTCGCTGCCGGTACCGTCGGAACGTTCGCGCTGGTTACAACCGGATTGGTCGTGGCCGTCCTCTGGTCACTGGCAGTCGAATCCGGGACAGTCGTCGTCGGTGACGGGAGCTGGCTGCTCTTCCGTCACGAGCGCCACGCCGACGGCAGCGTCCATCTCGAGGTCGGAGCGACGGTCGCGCTCGCGCTGTCTGTCGCCGGCGGCGTCGTCTGGGCGCTCTTCCGACCGTGA
- a CDS encoding ABC1 kinase family protein has protein sequence MKGYYLRYLQVLVRFLPVAIALLRDRRRFLLFGPPRQAPPAVHHQRARRLTETMLDLGPAFIKVGQVLSTRPDIVPPIYVEEFATLQDEVPEDVGGDPMTVVEEELGNDPAVDLETLERVAGGSLAFVYTVEFDAGDERERIALKVRRPGLVSVIERDLRVIRGLVPLLSTFADERQRYSLRNLADDFEEIILEELDFEREASVMAEIGDNFVDNDRIVIPETYDDRCSERLIAMEFVEGRKITEDDALEAAGTDSTEIATLIARTYLQMGLVDGVFHADPHPGNLAVSDDGQLIIYDYGMSQRLTRQEQDEIVDLYRTLVQRDVDGLLNSLIALEVLEPDVDRVAIRRVLELVIENLEGESDVTWRLILTELLSMLHDFPFRIPPNVMLLMRVGTVGEGVCRSLDPEFDFISVTQTFLVEHGFIENELESLLGEVKTDVRRSAPVLAGLPARADAVMGQLERGELVVRTDPVESPSAGDPGVGYAVITAGLLVATGVFTFHAQPYEFVSLVAAALSFLQYVRVRRAATTR, from the coding sequence ATGAAAGGCTACTATCTCCGCTATCTACAGGTGCTCGTTCGGTTTCTCCCCGTCGCTATCGCACTGCTCAGGGACCGGCGTCGATTCTTGCTTTTTGGCCCGCCACGACAGGCTCCACCCGCTGTTCATCACCAGCGCGCGAGACGACTCACCGAGACGATGCTCGACCTCGGGCCAGCGTTCATCAAGGTCGGCCAGGTTCTCTCGACACGTCCCGACATCGTCCCACCGATCTACGTCGAGGAGTTCGCGACGCTGCAAGACGAAGTTCCCGAAGACGTCGGCGGCGATCCGATGACCGTCGTCGAGGAAGAGCTAGGAAACGATCCGGCCGTCGACCTCGAGACGCTCGAGCGCGTCGCTGGCGGGTCGCTCGCGTTCGTCTACACGGTCGAGTTCGACGCCGGAGACGAACGAGAGCGGATCGCACTGAAGGTCCGCCGCCCCGGTCTCGTCTCGGTCATCGAACGGGACCTCCGGGTCATCCGCGGGCTCGTCCCGCTGCTGTCGACGTTCGCCGACGAACGACAGCGCTACTCACTGCGGAATCTCGCCGACGACTTCGAGGAAATAATTCTCGAGGAACTGGACTTCGAGCGAGAGGCGTCGGTCATGGCCGAAATCGGCGACAACTTCGTCGACAACGACCGTATCGTCATCCCCGAGACGTACGACGACCGCTGCTCGGAGCGACTGATTGCCATGGAGTTCGTCGAAGGACGGAAGATCACCGAAGACGACGCACTCGAGGCGGCCGGCACCGATTCCACCGAAATCGCGACATTGATCGCCCGTACCTATCTGCAAATGGGGCTGGTCGACGGCGTCTTCCACGCAGACCCCCATCCGGGAAACCTCGCGGTGAGCGACGACGGGCAGTTGATCATCTACGACTACGGGATGAGCCAGCGGCTCACACGACAGGAACAAGACGAAATCGTGGATCTCTACCGGACACTCGTCCAGCGCGACGTGGACGGGCTGTTGAACTCCCTCATCGCTCTCGAGGTACTTGAGCCCGACGTCGACCGAGTTGCGATTCGGCGCGTCCTCGAACTGGTGATCGAGAACCTCGAGGGAGAATCGGACGTCACCTGGCGGCTGATCCTCACCGAACTGCTGTCGATGCTGCACGACTTCCCGTTCCGAATCCCGCCGAACGTGATGTTGCTCATGCGGGTCGGTACCGTCGGCGAAGGCGTCTGTCGGAGTCTCGATCCCGAGTTCGATTTCATCTCGGTAACGCAGACGTTTCTCGTCGAACACGGGTTCATCGAAAACGAACTCGAGAGCCTGCTCGGGGAGGTCAAGACCGACGTGCGACGCTCGGCTCCGGTTCTTGCCGGATTGCCGGCCCGCGCAGACGCAGTCATGGGACAACTCGAGCGTGGCGAACTGGTTGTCAGGACCGATCCGGTCGAGTCGCCCTCGGCCGGCGATCCAGGTGTCGGCTACGCGGTGATCACTGCAGGACTGCTCGTCGCCACGGGAGTGTTCACGTTCCACGCGCAGCCGTACGAGTTCGTGAGCCTCGTCGCGGCCGCCCTCTCGTTCCTACAGTACGTCCGTGTCCGACGCGCAGCGACGACTCGGTGA
- a CDS encoding IclR family transcriptional regulator, giving the protein MKSDSTDESGRRQIGSVLKAVDIVHAIKRQRGATLQELDDELEFTKSTIHTYLATLIETGIVEQESDGTYQLGYWFVPLSNYTRNNTDLYRVGRDEVDSLADRTRHFAHLVVESQGRQIVLYEAMGEDSVTDEYHLRMRETPRRLYNSAAGKAILASLREQRREELLEEMEEDTASGANIDVASLRERLETIRDRGYAINDGEEIRGTRSIGAPIRRDAGEIVGAVSITSPKTRLQNEQFTDEIPELVMETANIIEVKLETE; this is encoded by the coding sequence ATGAAATCGGATTCGACGGACGAAAGCGGGCGACGGCAGATCGGCTCGGTGCTGAAGGCGGTCGATATCGTGCACGCGATCAAACGTCAGCGCGGCGCGACCCTCCAGGAGCTTGACGACGAGCTAGAGTTTACGAAATCGACGATACACACGTACCTGGCGACGCTAATCGAGACGGGGATCGTCGAACAGGAGTCTGACGGGACGTACCAACTCGGCTACTGGTTCGTCCCGCTGTCTAACTACACTCGAAACAATACCGACCTCTACCGGGTGGGGCGGGACGAGGTCGATTCACTGGCCGACCGAACCCGGCATTTCGCCCACCTCGTCGTCGAATCACAAGGCCGCCAGATCGTTCTCTACGAGGCGATGGGTGAAGACTCCGTCACGGACGAATACCACCTTCGGATGCGAGAAACACCCAGACGACTCTACAACAGCGCTGCCGGGAAGGCAATCCTCGCGTCCCTCCGTGAACAACGGCGAGAAGAACTGCTCGAGGAGATGGAGGAAGACACCGCTTCCGGGGCGAATATCGATGTAGCGTCTCTTCGCGAACGACTCGAAACGATCCGTGACCGAGGATACGCGATCAACGACGGCGAGGAGATCCGTGGTACTCGATCGATCGGCGCACCGATTCGGAGGGATGCAGGCGAAATCGTCGGTGCGGTAAGCATCACCTCTCCAAAAACGCGACTACAGAACGAACAGTTCACCGACGAAATCCCAGAGTTAGTGATGGAGACGGCGAACATTATCGAGGTGAAGCTAGAGACCGAATGA
- a CDS encoding PadR family transcriptional regulator gives MSKWLQSGRRRDVCFLLAAEGEDGALRGQELKSRLESHYDERLEPKSFYGSLSALVDAGFVEKRTAGLHDVYALTEAGRRRVSEHYAWINDCLKPSRRTES, from the coding sequence ATGAGCAAGTGGTTACAGAGCGGTCGTCGCCGTGACGTCTGCTTCCTCCTCGCCGCCGAAGGCGAAGACGGGGCGTTGCGCGGCCAGGAACTGAAGTCTCGCCTCGAGTCACATTACGACGAGCGGCTCGAGCCAAAGTCGTTCTACGGTTCGCTGTCGGCGCTGGTCGACGCGGGTTTCGTCGAGAAACGAACAGCGGGGTTACACGACGTCTACGCACTGACCGAGGCCGGTCGACGACGAGTGAGCGAACACTACGCGTGGATCAATGACTGCCTCAAACCGTCCAGACGTACCGAATCGTGA
- a CDS encoding helix-turn-helix domain-containing protein, with product MISTRVYVEHPDLALVSTIRSVSETEIAVLSDAGTDPHHNVYFFRIEADDFDVVESALEGDHTVADFALVLEFAGQRTYRIEYSDDAKLITPRISERGGLTLESRSYLNGWLLQLQLESHDVLYELDECAREEGIQFDVLEVTQNDELDDRFEFGLTQSQTEALVAAYRHGYYDEPRESSVEELADLLGVSRTAVSGRLRRGSAELIEEFLLVDRE from the coding sequence ATGATCTCGACGCGAGTCTACGTCGAACATCCTGACCTGGCGCTTGTATCGACCATTCGCTCGGTCTCGGAGACGGAGATTGCCGTTCTCTCTGACGCGGGCACCGACCCCCACCACAACGTTTATTTCTTCCGGATCGAAGCGGACGACTTCGACGTCGTCGAGTCGGCACTCGAGGGAGACCACACGGTCGCCGACTTCGCTCTCGTCCTCGAGTTCGCGGGACAGCGAACCTACCGGATCGAGTACAGCGACGACGCGAAACTGATCACGCCACGGATCAGCGAACGCGGTGGACTCACCCTCGAGTCGCGGAGTTACTTGAACGGGTGGCTGTTGCAGTTACAACTCGAGAGCCACGACGTTCTGTACGAACTCGACGAGTGCGCACGCGAGGAAGGAATTCAGTTCGACGTTCTCGAGGTTACGCAGAACGACGAACTCGACGATCGCTTCGAGTTCGGACTAACACAGTCCCAGACAGAGGCGCTGGTCGCCGCCTATAGGCACGGCTACTACGACGAACCCCGTGAGAGTTCGGTCGAGGAACTGGCCGATCTGCTCGGGGTCTCTCGAACGGCGGTCAGTGGCCGCCTCAGGCGCGGATCTGCCGAACTGATCGAGGAGTTTCTCCTCGTGGACCGTGAGTGA
- a CDS encoding universal stress protein translates to MYERILVPTDGSEYAADAAERAFELAATTDATVHVVSVAETGPLVSVRLPGDDASAAEILTRRASEFVAELETRADERGLEVSTAVLTGVPVREILEYADEVDADAIVMGTRGRGGVSRLMLGSVTDAVIRHSGIDVLVAGTRSEHVLPEE, encoded by the coding sequence GTGTACGAACGGATACTCGTCCCGACCGACGGTAGCGAGTACGCCGCGGACGCGGCCGAACGAGCGTTCGAGCTCGCAGCCACGACCGATGCGACCGTCCACGTCGTAAGCGTCGCCGAAACCGGACCGCTCGTCTCCGTTCGACTTCCCGGCGACGACGCGAGCGCAGCCGAAATCCTGACTAGACGAGCGAGTGAGTTCGTCGCAGAACTCGAGACGCGCGCAGACGAGCGCGGCCTCGAGGTATCAACGGCGGTCCTGACCGGCGTCCCGGTTCGAGAAATCCTCGAGTACGCCGACGAGGTCGACGCCGACGCCATCGTCATGGGAACGAGAGGCCGCGGTGGCGTCAGCCGGCTGATGCTCGGCAGCGTCACCGACGCGGTAATCCGCCACAGCGGTATCGACGTTCTCGTCGCTGGGACCAGATCAGAACACGTTCTGCCCGAAGAGTGA
- a CDS encoding DUF7111 family protein, with protein sequence MTESDEYTATTDDVVATYDETESERRLVFERESGHGTAAIAQNIEGYAMLAVRPTPDDDELERYYGFDMALDHAGELLGVAPTALPVPAAAEDMGM encoded by the coding sequence ATGACCGAAAGCGACGAGTACACGGCGACGACCGACGACGTCGTCGCGACCTACGACGAGACCGAGAGCGAACGACGCCTCGTCTTCGAGCGCGAGAGCGGCCACGGAACCGCCGCTATTGCCCAGAATATCGAGGGATACGCGATGCTCGCGGTTCGACCGACGCCGGACGACGACGAACTCGAGCGCTACTACGGGTTCGACATGGCACTCGACCACGCCGGGGAGTTACTTGGCGTCGCCCCAACGGCGTTGCCGGTACCGGCCGCGGCCGAGGACATGGGGATGTGA
- a CDS encoding helix-turn-helix domain-containing protein, protein MALITEVRFAHEDGALVDTLTTSPDLTVGVVGERSTTPEQHVYFFRFDDEPDELRPLLEDDRSVRNFEQVSAVDDRYLWRIEFGPETKLLAPDVTEVGGFVLDARSSPIPHPPRGWRERWAFPDESGLYDVWQRARTDGFEFEMLDLSRQRRSGTDVDPASLTDQQRTALVTAYERGYFREPRETSLEELAAELDISPSAVNGRLRRGLKVLIETALVVDSPAPTDSRLQKRNVANRLHR, encoded by the coding sequence ATGGCACTCATCACCGAGGTCCGGTTTGCCCACGAAGACGGTGCACTCGTCGACACGCTTACCACATCGCCAGACCTGACTGTCGGTGTCGTCGGCGAACGCAGCACGACCCCGGAACAGCACGTCTACTTCTTTCGGTTCGACGACGAGCCAGACGAACTCCGGCCGCTCCTCGAGGACGACCGGTCCGTTCGAAATTTCGAACAGGTGTCGGCCGTCGACGACCGCTACCTGTGGCGGATCGAGTTCGGACCGGAGACGAAGCTTCTCGCGCCGGACGTGACGGAAGTTGGCGGGTTCGTGCTGGACGCCCGGAGTTCGCCGATACCACACCCGCCACGTGGCTGGCGCGAACGGTGGGCCTTTCCCGACGAGAGCGGTCTGTACGACGTCTGGCAGCGGGCACGAACCGACGGATTCGAGTTCGAGATGCTCGACCTCTCCCGGCAGCGCCGATCCGGAACCGACGTCGATCCGGCTTCGCTCACCGACCAGCAGCGAACGGCACTGGTGACGGCGTACGAACGGGGCTACTTCAGGGAGCCGCGGGAGACGTCGCTCGAGGAGTTGGCCGCCGAACTGGACATTTCACCGTCGGCCGTCAACGGTCGTCTTCGACGCGGACTGAAGGTACTGATCGAGACGGCGCTGGTCGTCGACAGTCCAGCGCCGACGGACTCGCGGCTCCAGAAACGAAACGTCGCAAACCGACTCCATCGATGA
- a CDS encoding universal stress protein, with amino-acid sequence MRSDSPPEKTVLVPVANDEAVSRQLETAVDVAADRSSRLLFLYVLVVPDQLSLVDGRRYLLEDEDEQMLASAVRAAEERGVAADSRIRIARGVATGIVGSVEEYDVDAVLMGWRGRPPRSGIVLGSYLDRVLRNAACDVLVERIRTPRPDVSRVLVPVAGGPHDAFAAEAAAAIARERDASVTLLHVLERDDPELERAEANALLAETASRFEDVSSVERVLEGDDVAGTITDRTADHDVTALGVSRGGILRRRLLGTVSEGVARHAAGSVVLARRYEPVSSRLRRVVSRL; translated from the coding sequence ATGCGAAGCGATTCCCCTCCCGAGAAGACCGTGCTAGTCCCGGTTGCAAACGACGAGGCCGTTTCTCGCCAACTCGAGACGGCGGTCGACGTAGCCGCCGATCGGTCTTCCCGACTCCTGTTTCTCTACGTGCTCGTCGTTCCGGATCAACTCTCTTTGGTCGACGGCCGCCGATACCTCCTTGAGGACGAGGACGAACAGATGCTTGCGTCGGCCGTCCGTGCAGCCGAGGAACGCGGCGTCGCCGCCGATAGCCGGATTCGTATCGCTCGCGGCGTTGCGACCGGCATCGTCGGATCGGTCGAAGAGTACGACGTGGACGCGGTCTTGATGGGATGGCGAGGACGACCACCGCGGTCGGGGATCGTTTTGGGTAGTTACCTGGACCGAGTGCTTCGAAACGCCGCCTGTGACGTGTTGGTCGAGCGAATTCGGACACCGCGACCGGACGTCTCTCGAGTCCTCGTTCCCGTCGCTGGCGGTCCCCACGACGCGTTCGCCGCCGAGGCCGCCGCTGCCATCGCCCGTGAGCGCGACGCGTCGGTCACGCTGTTGCACGTTCTCGAACGAGACGATCCGGAACTCGAGCGGGCCGAAGCCAACGCCCTGCTTGCGGAGACGGCGAGTCGATTCGAGGACGTGTCGTCAGTCGAGCGAGTACTCGAGGGCGACGACGTTGCCGGGACGATCACCGACCGAACGGCCGACCACGACGTGACGGCCCTTGGTGTCTCTCGAGGAGGGATTCTCCGGCGCAGGTTACTCGGAACGGTCTCGGAGGGCGTCGCAAGACACGCTGCGGGGTCGGTCGTTCTGGCGCGTCGGTACGAACCGGTGTCGTCTCGGCTCCGTCGCGTCGTGTCGCGGCTGTAG
- the arcC gene encoding carbamate kinase produces the protein MSYTVVALGGNALLRGGEGSIEDQRDTIQQTVPHFVDLHERGHELVFTHGNGPQVGQLLLQNEESTSAAEKPLDVLGAESQAQIGYLLQQQLREDLGETPATVITQTRVEADDSAFDEPTKRIGPFYDEDEADEKEFAVKEDTDGDGNVGYRRVVPSPQPVEIIETERIQTLVETGKPVISVGGGGVPVVEDGDGLTGVEAVIDKDRAAQVLATDIGADEFLVLTDVEAVYQNFGTEDEERLDELTTEEASELLESGEFGEGSMAPKVEACIEFVENGGDRAIITKPETATEALDGETGTKVVPADE, from the coding sequence ATGAGCTATACAGTCGTAGCTCTGGGTGGGAATGCCCTACTCAGAGGCGGTGAAGGATCGATAGAAGATCAGCGAGACACAATTCAGCAGACTGTCCCCCACTTCGTGGACCTCCACGAGCGCGGCCACGAGCTCGTCTTTACTCACGGTAATGGCCCCCAGGTCGGACAGCTTCTCCTCCAGAACGAGGAATCGACGTCTGCTGCAGAAAAGCCGCTCGACGTCCTCGGTGCCGAATCGCAGGCCCAGATTGGCTATCTCCTCCAGCAACAACTCCGCGAGGACCTCGGCGAAACGCCTGCGACGGTAATCACGCAGACGCGCGTCGAAGCAGACGATTCGGCGTTCGACGAACCGACGAAACGAATCGGTCCGTTCTACGACGAAGATGAGGCCGACGAGAAGGAGTTTGCGGTCAAAGAGGACACGGATGGAGACGGCAACGTCGGCTACCGACGAGTCGTCCCGTCCCCACAGCCGGTCGAAATTATCGAAACCGAACGCATCCAGACGCTCGTCGAAACTGGAAAACCAGTCATCAGCGTCGGTGGTGGCGGCGTCCCCGTCGTCGAAGACGGAGATGGTCTGACCGGCGTCGAAGCTGTCATCGACAAGGATCGCGCTGCACAGGTGCTTGCAACCGACATCGGTGCAGACGAGTTCCTCGTCTTGACCGACGTCGAGGCTGTCTACCAGAACTTCGGTACCGAAGACGAAGAGCGACTCGACGAACTCACGACCGAGGAAGCCTCGGAACTGCTCGAGTCCGGCGAGTTCGGCGAAGGCAGCATGGCACCGAAAGTCGAGGCCTGTATCGAATTCGTCGAAAACGGTGGCGACCGGGCGATCATCACGAAACCGGAAACCGCAACCGAGGCACTCGACGGAGAGACTGGCACCAAAGTCGTTCCGGCCGACGAGTGA